The genomic window TCATGTAACCAAGATTGTAAACAATAAAAAAACGGAGAGGCATCTTTGTGAATATTGCGCCAGGGAGCAAGAACAGATTGGGTTTGGTTTTGAGCCAAGCTTCTCGATCCAAAAATTACTGGCCAGCCTGCTAAACTATGAACCACCTACGCCGGAAGGGATAAGTATCGCTTATCCTGAGCCGACAAAGTGTGAAAACTGTGGTTTAACTTACTCCCAGTTTGGCCAGCTGGGTAAGGTTGGTTGTAGCGAATGTTATCAAAGGTTTAGTGAAAAGCTCAGTCCGCTGCTCCGTCGTATCCATGGGAGTGCCAGGCATACCGGCAAAATACCGAAAAGGACCGGTGGGGCGATCCGCTTGCAAAAAGAAATCGAGCATCTACGCCAGCAATTGCAGAACGCAATCCAGCGGGAGGAATTTGAACAGGCGGCCCAATTGCGTGACCAAATTCGCGAGTTAGAGAAAAAGCTGCCATAAGGGAATAAGGGGGGCAGAGTTGTGTTTATTAAAGATATTCTCAATCGGGCGAACAGCAAGTGGATGGAAGGAACCGGCCCGGAAAGTGACGTGGTCATCAGTTGCCGTGTACGTCTTGCTAGAAACCTGGCTGGTGTTCCCTGCCCGCATCTCTTGAATGAAGAACAAGGACGTCAGGTAGTAAAGCGGGTTGTTGATGCGATCGCGCACAAAGAGGTGGAAAAAATCGTCGGCCATCTGGAAGCAGTTGCTTTGAGCGAATTGTCGGCTTTGGATAGGCAAATACTAGTGGAAAAACATCTGATCAGTCCGCAACACGCTGAGGCAGCCACTCAGAGCCGAGCGGTTGTCTTACGTGAGGATGAAGCGGTCAGCATACTAGTCAATGAAGAGGACCATCTAAGAATCCAGTGCCTGTTTCCCGGTTTCCAACTGAATGTAGCCTGGGATTTGGCCAACCGGGTAGATGATGTATTAGAGAAGCGGTTAGATTTCGCTTTTGATGAAAAATACGGCTACCTGACTGCTTGCCCGACCAATGTGGGTACTGGCATGCGCGCTTCGGTTATGATGCATTTGCCGGGTCTGGTGATCACTAATCAAGCCAACCGGGTTCTCAGCGCTTTATCTCAATTGGGTCTGGCGGTCCGGGGTTTATATGGCGAAGGGACGGAAGCGGCCGGTAACCTGTTCCAGATCTCCAACCAAATTACTCTGGGCTTGACCGAGGAAGAGATTATCAATAACTTGACGGCAGTAACCCATAAGATTCTTGAACAGGAAAGGATGGCGCGCGAATTACTCCGAACGCAGACCAAGGAGCAACTGGAAGACCGGGTGGGACGGGCCTTTGGTATCTTGACTAATGCCCGGATTATTACTTCCCAGGAGGCAATTTCTTATCTGTCCGATGTTCGATTGGGTGCTGATTTAGGCATAATTCGGGGTGTAGATACCAGAATATTAAATGAGTTGATTGTTTTAACACGGCCAAATTTTTTGCAAAAGCTAGCGGGTCACGAGATGAGCCCCTTTGCTCGTGATCTGAAACGAGCAAGCATCATCCGCGAGAAGCTGGCCCCAAGTAAGGGTTAAACAAGATAAATTTATAAGTTCAGGCTTTATGATTTTAGGGAGGTGCAATATAATGAACGGTCGATTTACGGAACGGGCGCAAAAAGTTCTCTTTCTTTCTCAAGAGGAAGCCCGCCGGTTAAACCATCCGGCGGTAGGAACCGAACACCTGCTGCTCGGGTTGATCCGAGAAGGTGAAGGGGTCGCGGCAAAGGCTTTGGAAATGATGGGAATTAATTTAGATCGAGTGCGTCAGGCGGTCCTGGAACTGATTGGATCGGGTGAGGTTCAGGGTAATCAGGAAATTGGGCTCACTCCACGAGCCAAACATGTTTTAGAGTTATCCTTCGATGAGGCAAGACGTCAGGGAGTAAACTACGTTGGCACCGAACATATCCTGCTGGGTTTGATTCGCGAAGGCGAAGGGGTAGCGGCGAGAGTCCTGATTGGTTTGGGCGCTAATTTGGAACAGGTACGAGCCCAGGTTCTGAACTTGCTCGGTGGTGGAATGGCCAGTGCCGGGACAAAAGGGCAGTCCGCCGGGCGACGGTCAGCTCATACAAACACACCGGTCCTTGATGATTTTAGCCGAGATTTGACTTACCTGGCCAAAGAGGGCAAACTGGACCCGGTGATTGGCCGGGAAAAAGAGATCGAACGGGTAATCCAAATCTTAAGTCGACGGACCAAGAACAACCCGGTGTTGATTGGTGAACCGGGGGTTGGTAAAACAGCGATTGCCGAGGGGTTAGCACAGCGGATCATCGATAACAAAGTGCCTGAGGTGTTAACCAACAAACGGGTGATTACCCTCGACCTGTCATCAGTGGTGGCCGGGACAAAGTACCGGGGTGAGTTTGAAGAACGATTAAAGAAAATCACCGATGAAATCAGACGGGCGGGAAATATTATCTTATTTATTGATGAACTCCACACTATAATCGGGGCTGGCGGCGCTGAGGGGGCCATTGACGCGGCTAACATTTTGAAACCGGCCCTGGCACGGGGTGAACTGCAGTGTATCGGGGCGACAACTCTTGATGAGTATAGAAAGCACATTGAAAAAGATCCGGCCTTAGAAAGACGGTTCCAGCCGATAATGGTTGACGAACCCACCCCGGAAGAGGCGGAAGCGATCCTCTACGGACTGCGGGACCGTTATGAGGCCCACCATAAGGTGAAGATTACTGACCAGGCTATCAAGGCGGCGGTTAAATTGTCTGACCGATATATCACCGACCGCTTCTTACCCGATAAAGCCATTGACTTGATTGACGAGGCTTCATCTCGGGTTCGGCTGCGGGCCTACACTGCCCCCCCTGATGTGAAAGACCTGGAAGCCAAACTTGAAGAAATCAAGAAAGAAAAAGAGGCGGCGGTCCTGGCCCAGGAATTTGAGAAGGCAGCTGAGTTCAGAGATCAGGAACAAAAGGTAAAAGAACAGCTTGCACAACAAAGAGCGGCCTGGCAAGATGAGCAGAGGAAAGCCGAGGCCCTGGTAACCGAAGAGGATATTGCCCATATTGTTTCGAGCTGGACGGGAATTCCCGTCAGAAAATTGGCGGAAGAGGAAACAGAGCGTTTGATCAAAATGGAAGAAATTCTCCATCGACGGGTGATTGGGCAGGATGAAGCGATCAAGGCGGTGGCCAGGGCTGTCCGACGAGCCCGGGCCGGGCTTAAGGATCCTAAACGACCCATCGGCTCCTTTATCTTCCTGGGCCCGACCGGGGTGGGTAAGACGGAATTAGCTCGGGCGTTAGCCGAGGCCTTATTTGGCAGTGACGAAAACATGGTGCGGATCGATATGTCGGAGTACATGGAGAAACACGCGGTCTCTCGTTTGGTCGGTGCTCCTCCCGGGTATGTCGGTTATGAAGAAGGTGGCCAGCTGACAGAAGCCGTACGACGAAAGCCCTATTCCGTCATTTTGCTGGACGAGATTGAGAAGGCTCACCCGGAGATTTTTAACGTCCTCTTGCAGGTCCTGGAGGACGGGCGCCTGACCGATGCCAAGGGGAGAACCGTTGATTTTCGCAACACGGTGATCATTATGACCTCTAACGTTGGGGCCCAGCACCTCCGGCGGGAGTCTGCCCTTGGGTTTAGACAGCCAACGGAGAATAATGACTACGAGGTCATGAAGAACCGGGTGATGGAGGAACTGCGGCGAACTTTCCGCCCAGAATTCTTAAACCGGGTCGACGAAGCCATCGTCTTCCATGCCTTGACCCGAGAAGAAATTTCACAAATTATCGATTTAATGATGGCCGATTTGAGAAAACGCATGAAAGAGCAAGAATTATCGCTAGAAATCACCGAGGCAGCCAAGGAAAGCTTAGCTACCGAGGGTTACGATCCAAACTACGGCGCACGACCGTTGCGCCGGGCGATTCAACGCTTGATTGAAGATCCATTGTCTGAAGAAATGTTGCGGGGAACCTTCAAGGCTGGAGATACGGTGCTGGTCGATGTTGCGGATGGGCAAATTTCGCTGAAGAAGAAATAAGGTGGGCATTTGTTGAGGGGTGAGCCAGACGGAATGGTTTTGGCCCACCTCTTTTTCCTCGCGGTTAACATCTCATGGGAAAGACTGACAACTCTCCCGAAACATGCTATAATTTTTCATTAGGAATGTCTGATCGGGGGAAGGTCCAGTTGGCTAGGATAAGGCGAAGTTTCTTTTGTCAGAAATGTGGGCAAGAATCGCCGAAGTGGCAGGGCCGGTGCCCTAACTGTGGTGAGTGGAATACCATTGTTGAGGAGATGACCACTGTTAGCGAGGGCCGCCGCGAGTTAACGGCCCAATCGGCCAGTCAGCCGAATTTACTGGCGTCGGTGGTGACCGACACATCACCCCGATTCTCAACCCAGAGTCCAGAATTTGATCGGGTGCTGGGCGGAGGAGTGGTGCCAGGTTCACTTGTTTTAATTGGCGGGGATCCAGGAATTGGAAAATCTACCCTGCTACTGCAAACCGTGGTCCGAATGAGTCAGCAGTATGGTCGGATGCTTTATGTGTCAGGTGAAGAGTCAGTCCAGCAGATTAAGATGCGATTTGATCGCTTGGAACTCGAACCAGGTGAGGTTTATCTCCTCAATGAGACCAACCTGGCGGACGTGGAAACCTGGATCGCGAGACTCAAGCCGTGTCTGGTTATTATTGATTCAATTCAAACCATTTATCGACCGGAAATCACTGTCGCCCCCGGTAGTGTCAGTCAGGTAAGAGAGTGTACTGGCCACCTGATGCGGCTAAGTAAAACGCAGAACCTGCCCATTTTTGTCGTTGGCCACGTGACCAAAGAAGGAGCCGTAGCTGGACCGCGTTTGTTAGAACACATTGTGGATACTGTGCTTTATCTAGAAGGGGAGCGGCACCATACCTTTCGTATTCTGCGTAGTGTAAAGAACCGTTTTGGCTCGACTAATGAGATCGGTATTTTTGAGATGTCGGAGTGTGGACTGACCGAGGTCCAGAGCCCATCCGAGTGGTTTCTGGCCCAGCGACCGTCAGGGGCAGCCGGTTCCGTAGTCGTACCCACACTGGAAGGCAGCCGGCCCGTCCTGGTAGAAATACAGGCCCTGGTTACAGCCAGCAGTTTTGGGCAAGCCCGACGTATGACCACCGGGGTTGATTATAACCGGGTAGCGATGATTATGGCTGTCTTGGAGAAACGCGTCGGCTTACATTTGATCCAGCAAGACGCCTATGTTAATGTCGTAGGTGGGGTGCGGTTAGATGAACCGGCAGTTGATTTGGGGATCGCTCTGGCGATTGCCTCCAGTCATCGGGGAATTCCCACCAGAGCGGAATGTGTGGTCATGGGTGAAATTGGTCTGACCGGGGAAATCAGAGCGGTCAATCAGTTGGAAAAGAGGATTAAAGAAGCCGTGAAGTTGGGTTTTTGCCAATGTGTAATTCCCAGGTCCAATCTTAGGTATCTAAAATCACCTGTAAACGCTGAATTGGTAGCGGTTAATACCCTCCAGGAGGCGTTAGAGGTTACGCTAGGGGGGAAATAGGTGAAGGAAGAGAAAACGAAGGAAGAAATCACCAGAGACGAGGCAATAAAAAAGATTGACCCAGTAAAAGAGGAAGCCCGCGAAGAGCGACCAAAGGAAGACCGGTGCCGTGATGATAAAATCACCAGAGAGGAACGGGTGAGCAGTGAGCGGAATTTAGATGATAAGTTTTTACACGCCTTGCGGATTCTCGCCCCGGGTACTGGCCTTAGGGAAGGAATTGAAAGCATTTTACGGGGTAAAATGGGAGCTCTAATTGTCGTTAGCGATAGTCCCCAGGTGATGTCAATTATTGATGGTGGGTTTCACCTCGATTGTGAGTTTACGCCAGCTGCAATATATGAATTAGCGAAGATGGACGGTGCCATTATACTGAACCGTGATTCCAAACGGATTTTGTGGGCAAACACCCAGTTGATCCCCGACCCAAGCATTCCTTCGTTTGAGACGGGTATTCGGCACCGTACGGCTGAGCGGGT from Bacillota bacterium includes these protein-coding regions:
- the radA gene encoding DNA repair protein RadA, encoding MARIRRSFFCQKCGQESPKWQGRCPNCGEWNTIVEEMTTVSEGRRELTAQSASQPNLLASVVTDTSPRFSTQSPEFDRVLGGGVVPGSLVLIGGDPGIGKSTLLLQTVVRMSQQYGRMLYVSGEESVQQIKMRFDRLELEPGEVYLLNETNLADVETWIARLKPCLVIIDSIQTIYRPEITVAPGSVSQVRECTGHLMRLSKTQNLPIFVVGHVTKEGAVAGPRLLEHIVDTVLYLEGERHHTFRILRSVKNRFGSTNEIGIFEMSECGLTEVQSPSEWFLAQRPSGAAGSVVVPTLEGSRPVLVEIQALVTASSFGQARRMTTGVDYNRVAMIMAVLEKRVGLHLIQQDAYVNVVGGVRLDEPAVDLGIALAIASSHRGIPTRAECVVMGEIGLTGEIRAVNQLEKRIKEAVKLGFCQCVIPRSNLRYLKSPVNAELVAVNTLQEALEVTLGGK
- a CDS encoding ATP-dependent Clp protease ATP-binding subunit, producing MNGRFTERAQKVLFLSQEEARRLNHPAVGTEHLLLGLIREGEGVAAKALEMMGINLDRVRQAVLELIGSGEVQGNQEIGLTPRAKHVLELSFDEARRQGVNYVGTEHILLGLIREGEGVAARVLIGLGANLEQVRAQVLNLLGGGMASAGTKGQSAGRRSAHTNTPVLDDFSRDLTYLAKEGKLDPVIGREKEIERVIQILSRRTKNNPVLIGEPGVGKTAIAEGLAQRIIDNKVPEVLTNKRVITLDLSSVVAGTKYRGEFEERLKKITDEIRRAGNIILFIDELHTIIGAGGAEGAIDAANILKPALARGELQCIGATTLDEYRKHIEKDPALERRFQPIMVDEPTPEEAEAILYGLRDRYEAHHKVKITDQAIKAAVKLSDRYITDRFLPDKAIDLIDEASSRVRLRAYTAPPDVKDLEAKLEEIKKEKEAAVLAQEFEKAAEFRDQEQKVKEQLAQQRAAWQDEQRKAEALVTEEDIAHIVSSWTGIPVRKLAEEETERLIKMEEILHRRVIGQDEAIKAVARAVRRARAGLKDPKRPIGSFIFLGPTGVGKTELARALAEALFGSDENMVRIDMSEYMEKHAVSRLVGAPPGYVGYEEGGQLTEAVRRKPYSVILLDEIEKAHPEIFNVLLQVLEDGRLTDAKGRTVDFRNTVIIMTSNVGAQHLRRESALGFRQPTENNDYEVMKNRVMEELRRTFRPEFLNRVDEAIVFHALTREEISQIIDLMMADLRKRMKEQELSLEITEAAKESLATEGYDPNYGARPLRRAIQRLIEDPLSEEMLRGTFKAGDTVLVDVADGQISLKKK
- a CDS encoding protein arginine kinase encodes the protein MFIKDILNRANSKWMEGTGPESDVVISCRVRLARNLAGVPCPHLLNEEQGRQVVKRVVDAIAHKEVEKIVGHLEAVALSELSALDRQILVEKHLISPQHAEAATQSRAVVLREDEAVSILVNEEDHLRIQCLFPGFQLNVAWDLANRVDDVLEKRLDFAFDEKYGYLTACPTNVGTGMRASVMMHLPGLVITNQANRVLSALSQLGLAVRGLYGEGTEAAGNLFQISNQITLGLTEEEIINNLTAVTHKILEQERMARELLRTQTKEQLEDRVGRAFGILTNARIITSQEAISYLSDVRLGADLGIIRGVDTRILNELIVLTRPNFLQKLAGHEMSPFARDLKRASIIREKLAPSKG